From a single Raphanus sativus cultivar WK10039 chromosome 3, ASM80110v3, whole genome shotgun sequence genomic region:
- the LOC108847417 gene encoding transcription termination factor MTERF9, chloroplastic, giving the protein MAGFSFSCCCLINPPILFTLPTESPPFLLGSGKDPPATRRRARKLIVSNAHSNPKIINPKKKSRYGQTLSPYDTDEEEELDDDSDDDDDWLLNDDFAEVTEYEKKKPKSQKQTIAKKVGKKEKVKSWEKLEESETDVDELDISITRNASDKKKKVEKDSWRLDDRVKVSSRKQVAKLYPRLSEEIDIDPKWVPLLDYLTTFGLKESHFVQMYERHMPSLQINVLSAQERLDYLLSVGVKHRDIKRMLLRQPQILQYTVENNLKAHISFLMGLGIPNSKIGQIVAVTPSLFSYSVENSLRPTIRYLIEEVGINENDVGKVVQLSPQILVQRLDITWNTRYMFLSKELGAPRDSVVKMVKRHPQILHYSIDDGFLPRINFLRSIGMCNSDILKVLTSLTQVLSLSLEDNLKPKYMYLVNELKNEVHILTKYPMYLSLSLDQRIRPRHRFLVELKKVRKGPFPLSSLVPNDESFCQQWAGTSVDKYLAFRQRLLLKDFANKYEKRK; this is encoded by the exons ATGGCGGGTTTCTCATTCTCCTGCTGCTGCCTAATAAACCCACCAATTCTCTTCACTCTTCCGACGGAATCACCCCCATTTCTTCTTGGTTCCGGGAAAGATCCTCCGGCGACGAGACGGAGAGCTAGAAAGCTCATCGTATCGAACGCGCACTCTAACCCGAAGATTATAAACCCGAAGAAGAAGTCTAGGTATGGACAAACGTTGTCTCCGTACGACActgatgaagaggaagagcttgatgatgatagtgatgatgatgacgactgGTTACTCAAC gatGACTTCGCAGAGGTCACAGAGTATGAAAAGAAGAAACCTAAGTCACAGAAGCAAACCATTGCTAAGAAAG TTGGGAAGaaagagaaggtgaaaagttgGGAGAAGCTGGAAGAAAGCGAGACTGATGTAGACGAGTTGGATATTAGCATTACTCGTAATGCctctgacaagaagaagaaggtggagAAGGATTCTTGGCGTTTAGATGACCGAGtaaag GTGAGCTCGAGGAAACAAGTCGCGAAACTATACCCTCGTCTCTCAGAAGAGATAGACATAGACCCCAAATGGGTACCTCTCCTGGACTACTTGACCACGTTTGGTCTGAAAGAGTCACACTTTGTTCAAATGTACGAGCGCCACATGCCATCCCTCCAGATCAACGTCTTGTCAGCGCAAGAGAGGCTCGATTACTTGCTGAGCGTCGGTGTTAAACACAGAGACATCAAGAGGATGCTGCTGAGACAACCGCAGATACTTCAGTACACGGTCGAGAACAATCTCAAAGCTCACATCTCCTTTCTGATGGGACTTGGGATTCCCAATTCCAAAATAGGACAGATAGTTGCTGTGACTCCGTCTCTGTTCTCTTACAGTGTCGAGAACTCCCTGAGGCCCACGATCAGGTATCTGATCGAAGAGGTTGGTATAAACGAAAACGATGTTGGCAAAGTTGTGCAGCTTAGCCCTCAGATTCTTGTTCAGAGGCTGGACATAACGTGGAACACTCGTTACATGTTCCTCTCTAAGGAGTTGGGAGCGCCTAGGGACAGTGTGGTGAAGATGGTTAAAAGACATCCGCAGATTCTTCATTACAGTATCGATGACGGGTTCTTGCCTCGGATCAATTTCCTTAGAAGCATTGGGATGTGCAATTCTGATATATTGAAAGTCTTAACTAGCCTTACACAG GTTTTGTCTCTATCACTGGAGGATAATCTAAAGCCAAAGTACATGTATTTGGTGAATGAGCTGAAGAACGAAGTGCACATTTTGACTAAATATCCAATGTACCTGAGCTTGTCATTGGACCAAAGGATACGCCCGCGGCACCGGTTCTTGGTTGAGTTAAAGAAAGTGCGGAAAGGGCCGTTCCCTCTTAGCTCACTGGTTCCAAACGATGAGAGCTTTTGTCAACAGTGGG